The Flavivirga eckloniae genomic interval GACAGAGTTTTAGTAGGCAGGTTTAGGTTAAACATTGGACGTAGTTATAGAAAAGAAGTAAAAGAAGCTTTAAAAACAATAAGGTGAAATAGGTTAATTACGATCACTCTTAGTAGTGTCTCTTTTGCCTTGTTGCTAACGACTTAATATGAATTTAATGTTTTATATTGAATGCTAAACGAAGTTATGTTTTTTACTCACAAAGTCAAATCATGAAATCTATATAATGTATTATTTTTAAGTACTATTCTTAGGGGTCAGATAACGATAACGAAAAGTATTAGAGTACAGCTTTCAAATACAGTTACTATACTCTTAAAAACGGATCTTTATTTTTAAGGTTTGTACAAAAACACTAGTATTAGCTAATCATATTTATTTTAAGTACCTTTACAAAAGGATTACTAATCTTTTGGTATCAATCATTCACTATCAATTTTGTTGATGAGCCCCAAGGCAAATTCATCACATTAGCAGACTTCATACTTATAGTTGAATTATCATAAAACTAGTCCAAACGTCAGAGTACTAAGATTTAGTACGCTAGAAGCTTAAATGGGCATTTAGTTTTTTTTGATGGTATTAATACATATTATATGAATAGTGATTCAGACAATTATTGTGGTCAAAATCGCATAACAACAGCATTACTTCTTGCAGCTGGTACTGGAAGTCGCCTTTATCCCCTAACAAAAAATGTTCCCAAATGTCTTACTCTTGTAAATGATAAATCGATTCTAGAAAGACTTATTAAAAATTTAAAAAGTCAAGGATTCAAACGACTTGTAATCGTAACTGGTCATGAACAAGAATGTATTATGAATTATCTTGGAGAAAAATCAGGAAACATTCGCATTGAATACGTTCATAGCCCCTTGTATAAAACTACAAATAACATTTATTCGCTTTGGATGGCTCGTAACATAATAAATGAGCCTTTTGTACTTTTTGAAAGTGATTTGGTATTGAACTCTTCTTTGCTTGATGAGATGGTTTATCCCGATAGAATGGCTATAGCTCGCATGCAGCCTTGGCTAAATGGAACAACGGTTTCTGTTAACAAGACTAATATGGTTACTGAATTTCAAAAAGGAACTACCGAATCATATACTGATATCCGATATAAAACTGTTAATATATACAGCTTTTCGCTTTTGTCATGGCAAGCGATTATTAAGTGCTTGAATCGGTATATTGAAGCGGGCAGTGTTAATTGTTATTATGAAATTGTTTTTTCTGAGATGGTAGACAATAAAAGTCTGTTGTTCGAGTCGGTTTCATTTGACCATAAACCATGGTACGAAATTGATACGATAAAAGATCTAGCTAAAGCTGAATTATTATTTCCAAGTGAAACTAAAAAGCTTGCAAATGTTGAAAATGCAATTGCATAATAATTTTAGGATGTAAATACGATGGAAAGCAAATATAAAACACAAGAAGAAAAATACGAATATATATCCAAACAACATGGGGGCTATTATAGGCATAATTTTACCGATCACGCATACCTGTATAATTTATATTTTCCACCAAGGGAGGTTATTAACCATTTAAAGGATAATATTGATAATTTGGTTCTTAACTATCCAATGGCACAAAATGCACTTGCCGAACTTATTAGTGATATTATAGATCAACCAACCGAAAGAATTGTTGTAGGGAATGGGGGCGCAGAAATTATAAAAATATTATCGGGACGTTTAGCTAAAAAAATAATTGTTCCCGTACCGTCTTTTAATGAATATGCGAATGCAGCACCAGAAGGACAAGCAGTGGAGTTTCCACTTGAATTTCCTTCTTTCCAACTCGATGTAGATAAATTTGCAGACGAGGCTATAAAAGTTGGTGCAGATATGGCTGTTGTGGTTACACCTAATAATCCTACGTCGATGTTAGTTCCAAAAAGCGATTTAATCCGACTGTCTGAAAAGCTAAGGAAACACAATTGCATGCTTATTATCGATGAATCATTTCTTGATTTTGCCAATAACAAAGAGCAAATAAGTTTGGAGCAGGATATTGAGAAATATCCAAATATGGCTATTCTAAAAAGTATGAGTAAAGCCTATGGCATCTGTGGCCTTAGAATTGGGTATTTGTTAACGGCTAATTTAGATTTTTCTAAGTCTGTTCGTAATGGTGTTCATATTTGGAATATTAATGGATTTGCTGAAGAGTTTCTTCGAATACTTCCCCAATACAAACATGAATTTGAGGATAGTTGCAAAATAGTTAAAGCAGATAGAGATGTGTTTTATAAAAAGCTATGTGCTATTGATGGGATGCATGTTTTTAAACCAGATGCAAATTATATTTATTGTCGTTTACCCGATACAGCTTTAAGTGGGCCAGAAGTGACAAAACGACTTTTTATTGAGCATAATATTTATATAAAAGATAGTGTTGGAAAAACCCAACCTGATGCTGATAGATATGTTCGGATTGCTAGTCGTACTAATGAGGAAAATGCTAAACTTATTGAAGCGTTGAAGAATGTGATGTATGTAAAAGGTTAATAAGATGAGTGAAAAAAAACAAGCGGGCATGCTTACTTTTGCCAAGGATTTGCCAAATATTTGTTCTCTACTAGGATTGTTCTGTACTGTATTAGCAATCTATTTTGCTATAAAAGGAAATTTTTCGGGAGCAATTATTGCCATGTTATGGGCCGCATTATTCGATTGGTATGATGGAATTATAGCACGTAAAATTAAAGGAAGAACTAAAGAACAAGGTGTGTTTGGAGGGCAACTCGACTCAATGATAGACATTGTAAGCTTTGGCGTTTTGCCTGCAATATTACTTTTAAGCTATGGAGATTATAATATATGGTTTATACCAGGTGCATTTGCAATTATTGCAGCTTGCGCCATTAGGCTGAGTTATTTTAATATTTATGGACTTATTGATAGTAAAACCTATATGGGACTTTCTGTTGATAACAATGCACTCATCCTTGCTTTTGTTTTTTTATTCGAAAACCTCTTCCAACATGCTACCTTTTCGATACTTATTTATATCGTTATAATCATTCTAGCAGTCCTTAATTTATCCTCCATACCAACACCTAAATTTACAGGAAAGTGGATTTATGTTCTAATAGCCTATGTATTGGTTATGACAAGTTTTTTTGGATACCAATTATGGAGCGTAGATGCAGCCCTGTTAATTAAATAATCAGAATGTTCATCTCTTTTTTCGAATTGTGTTAATATTGGTAAATCCATTTAGTTTGTCGTATTAATTCATTGAATTTGTCCAAACTAAAATAATTATGATTAACATAAATACACCTAAAATGTCAGGTAATCTGTTGATCAAGTTAATATATAGAGGAGTCTTTTTTTTAGAATTCGTTACAATAGACTTAAATATGCTTTTTAAGAAATCCGTAACTAGTGGAAACGTAAATTTTAACCATAAATATGATAAAACTAAAACTATGGTAATGATTATTTTATTGCTTAAATCCACTTATTTTTAATAACGGTTTGTGTATGAGCAGTAGCGGGTTTTTCGCAACTGCTTTTCAGGTTACGATATACTTTAATTTAACGAAAAAACGGTTTGGGTGTTAACCTAAACCGCTATTGCTTATAGGACAACGTGTTAGCTGCTGGTTTTTGTCAATTTCATTATAATTTTCTGACAGGAACACATATGTCAACTTTAAAAGTCCCATTTTCAGGTTCTTCAGGATACAATTCGAAACAAGCTCTGTCATCTGGTTGATATCCGCTTGTCGGAAACCATTTTCCCATAAGCCAATCCCAAGCCTTTTGAAATTCATCGGCTTTTACTGTGAATCTTGCAACTACATATTTTCCTTTTTCAAGAACCATTTTTCCAATCTCTCCATCAACAGAAGTATTTTCTGGAACGGTCAAACAAACACTTGTTCTTAATTTGTTTTTGTCAGCAACATTTACATCGTCGTGGTAAACAATGGCTGTTTGGAAATCTCCGTTGTCCAAAAGCCCTTTTGGTACAGCCCAAGCAAATAGTTTACTGAACAATCTTTCAAATAATTCGGCATCTCCTTGATAAGGCCCAATATGTCTTAAATAAACCACAGGGATGTTTGGTAATTCTTTTATTTCAATGCTTTCGTTGTTTTTCATATCTACTTTCCATTTAATTGATTTCGTTTGATTACAAATGTAAATGGAAGGTGTTTTAATAGCTTTATCCGTAATGCTATTCACTTTATCCAAATTGCTATTTTTCGTTCGGAACGAAGTAGCAGATTCTTTGAAATTGGACTTGAAGTTTTTTGAAAACACAGGCAAACTTTTAAATCCGCATTTAAAAGCTATTTCAGAAATTGAGTCGTTTCCGTGAATTAAGAGTGATGCAGCTTTTTCTAACCGGAGTCGAAGAATCAATTGAAATGGTGTTTCACCGGTGATGCCTTGAAATATTCTGCTGAAATGAAATTTTGAGAAGTTGGAAACCTTTGCCAATTCGTTCAATGAAAAATCATTGTCCAAATTCTTTTCAATATGGTCAATTACATTGTTTATTCTGTATTTGTACTCATTGTCAATCATTGAGTTCGTTCCAATTTGCATCTAACGGCAGTCTGTCTCAAAATTACCTTTAATTTTATTTAAATATATGCAATTTTAGATATTTTGGATGATGACACCAGAATAATAGGATTTTATTAAAACAGCTAATATTATAAGATAGTATGGTTTTGATCTTATTTAAAGGATTACAAAGTGTTTTGAGATCTATTTTTGGGTGTTTTAGTTTGTTTTTTGGCTTCCATCCTAGGTTGATTAACCTTTTTAAGTTGTATGCCAATGCGATAAAGCCAAAGTCGGCACTAGCGGATCGGATTTTATACCAGTTACCATTAGAAGTTAGCGTCTGTTTTTCAGGGCAGGTGATAAGCACTCTAGTTTTAGTTTATTACTGAGCTAAATATAAAAATTTTGTTTTTACCTTTTCTACTATAAACACCAAATTTTATATTTAGCGGACTTTGTAAATATGCACAGAACTTTCGGTTTAGCACAATTGTCCTATGTTTTTTAACATTGTTGGCAACTAGCTTTATTCAGATTTTCCAAATGAACCTTTCTTTTGTTTTAGAATCAGCTCCTAATTTTTTATAAAAGTCAATTGCTTTTTTATTAAAATCAGGTGTTTGCCATTGAATTTCTGAACAATTTATAGATTTTGCATACTTTCTTATTTTCTCCATAATTTGTGTTCCTATGCCTTTTCCTCTAGTTTTTTCATTTAAATACAAACAATCTAAATAGATATAATAATTTGCATTCCAAGTAGAAAACTGTTTCATAAAGGTTGTGTAACCAACAATTTCATTATTCAGTTCTACAACTAAACATTCTACAATATCAGTATTGAAAATATAATTGTTTAATCGGTTTAGGTTATCATCACTTAAAGCGCTTGCCTTTTCAAATGTGGCGTGCGCTTTAATTAATTTTTTAATAGCCTCGAAGTCTCTTTTTTCTGCAATTCTTATTGTCATAAATTATCAATTTAACAAGCACATTCAAACATAGAGCCTTTGGTAGAATTTGTTCCTTCGGTTGCATAGCCGTCAAATTTCCACCATTCAATTCCGCCCATAAGCTCTTTTACTTTAAAGCCCAATTTAACCATTTTTAACGCACCTTTTGTTGAAGCGTTACAACCAATACCGTCACAGTAAGTAACATATGTTTTTGATTTGTCAAGATGCTTTGTCGTTTCTTCGTTCATTTCTCTGTGCGGAATGTTAATTGCAGTTGGAATATGTTCTTTATCAAATCCAAAGGCCTGTCGTGCATCCAATGCAATATAATCTGTGCTGTTTTCAAAACCATCATATAAATCTGAAGGATCCATTTCGTAAGCTAATTTGTTTTTGTAAAATTTAATTTGTTCGTTCATAATTTTTATGATTTTAATTTGATACAAACCTAATGATACTGATTGTTTGGAAATAGTATTGAAATTGAATGATTCTAATTTATAAATGAAAATATTTCAAATTCAGCTTTATCATATTGTTGTAATTTTGAAACTATGGAAATCAAATATTTTAGACTTATAAAAACAATTGCAGAAGAAGGTAGCATTGCTAATTCATCAGATAAATTATTTCTAACTCAATCAGCTTTAAGTCATCAATTAAAAGATTTAGAGGGGCAACTTGGATTTAAGGTTTTTC includes:
- a CDS encoding pyridoxal phosphate-dependent aminotransferase; its protein translation is MESKYKTQEEKYEYISKQHGGYYRHNFTDHAYLYNLYFPPREVINHLKDNIDNLVLNYPMAQNALAELISDIIDQPTERIVVGNGGAEIIKILSGRLAKKIIVPVPSFNEYANAAPEGQAVEFPLEFPSFQLDVDKFADEAIKVGADMAVVVTPNNPTSMLVPKSDLIRLSEKLRKHNCMLIIDESFLDFANNKEQISLEQDIEKYPNMAILKSMSKAYGICGLRIGYLLTANLDFSKSVRNGVHIWNINGFAEEFLRILPQYKHEFEDSCKIVKADRDVFYKKLCAIDGMHVFKPDANYIYCRLPDTALSGPEVTKRLFIEHNIYIKDSVGKTQPDADRYVRIASRTNEENAKLIEALKNVMYVKG
- a CDS encoding rhodanese-like domain-containing protein, translated to MNEQIKFYKNKLAYEMDPSDLYDGFENSTDYIALDARQAFGFDKEHIPTAINIPHREMNEETTKHLDKSKTYVTYCDGIGCNASTKGALKMVKLGFKVKELMGGIEWWKFDGYATEGTNSTKGSMFECAC
- a CDS encoding AraC family transcriptional regulator, which encodes MQIGTNSMIDNEYKYRINNVIDHIEKNLDNDFSLNELAKVSNFSKFHFSRIFQGITGETPFQLILRLRLEKAASLLIHGNDSISEIAFKCGFKSLPVFSKNFKSNFKESATSFRTKNSNLDKVNSITDKAIKTPSIYICNQTKSIKWKVDMKNNESIEIKELPNIPVVYLRHIGPYQGDAELFERLFSKLFAWAVPKGLLDNGDFQTAIVYHDDVNVADKNKLRTSVCLTVPENTSVDGEIGKMVLEKGKYVVARFTVKADEFQKAWDWLMGKWFPTSGYQPDDRACFELYPEEPENGTFKVDICVPVRKL
- a CDS encoding GNAT family N-acetyltransferase, which produces MTIRIAEKRDFEAIKKLIKAHATFEKASALSDDNLNRLNNYIFNTDIVECLVVELNNEIVGYTTFMKQFSTWNANYYIYLDCLYLNEKTRGKGIGTQIMEKIRKYAKSINCSEIQWQTPDFNKKAIDFYKKLGADSKTKERFIWKI
- a CDS encoding CDP-alcohol phosphatidyltransferase family protein codes for the protein MSEKKQAGMLTFAKDLPNICSLLGLFCTVLAIYFAIKGNFSGAIIAMLWAALFDWYDGIIARKIKGRTKEQGVFGGQLDSMIDIVSFGVLPAILLLSYGDYNIWFIPGAFAIIAACAIRLSYFNIYGLIDSKTYMGLSVDNNALILAFVFLFENLFQHATFSILIYIVIIILAVLNLSSIPTPKFTGKWIYVLIAYVLVMTSFFGYQLWSVDAALLIK
- a CDS encoding phosphocholine cytidylyltransferase family protein, which translates into the protein MNSDSDNYCGQNRITTALLLAAGTGSRLYPLTKNVPKCLTLVNDKSILERLIKNLKSQGFKRLVIVTGHEQECIMNYLGEKSGNIRIEYVHSPLYKTTNNIYSLWMARNIINEPFVLFESDLVLNSSLLDEMVYPDRMAIARMQPWLNGTTVSVNKTNMVTEFQKGTTESYTDIRYKTVNIYSFSLLSWQAIIKCLNRYIEAGSVNCYYEIVFSEMVDNKSLLFESVSFDHKPWYEIDTIKDLAKAELLFPSETKKLANVENAIA